One segment of Chelmon rostratus isolate fCheRos1 chromosome 17, fCheRos1.pri, whole genome shotgun sequence DNA contains the following:
- the rpl27 gene encoding 60S ribosomal protein L27 — MGKFMKPGKVVMVLAGRYAGRKAVIVKNIDDGTADRPYSHALVAGIDRYPRKVTTTMGKKKIAKRSKIKAFVKVFNYNHLMPTRYSVDIPLDKTVVNKDVFRDPALKRKARREAKVKFEERYKTGKNKWFFQKLRF, encoded by the exons ATGGGCAAGTTTATGAAGCCTGGGAAGGTGGTGATGGTCCTAGCTGGACGCTACGCCGGACGCAAAGCTGTCATCGTGAAG AACATTGATGATGGCACAGCTGACCGTCCTTACAGCCACGCTCTGGTCGCAGGCATCGACCGCTATCCCCGTAAGGTGACCACGACCATGGGCAAGAAGAAGATTGCCAAGAGGTCCAAGATCAAGGCCTTCGTCAAGGTGTTCAACTACAACCACCTCATGCCCACCAG ATACTCTGTGGATATTCCTCTGGACAAAACTGTTGTGAACAAGGACGTCTTCAGGGATCCTGCCCTCAAGCGCAAAGCCAGGCGGGAGGCCAAGGTCAAGTTTGAGGAGAG gtACAAGACGGGCAAGAACAAGTGGTTCTTCCAGAAGCTCAGATTCTAA